A stretch of Arcobacter arenosus DNA encodes these proteins:
- a CDS encoding dihydroneopterin aldolase: protein MKVYIEDLNFDCIIGILDFERETAQKVIINLSFEYDFSNKDEFIDYSKVSNDIENIMTEKKFELLEEAIIYIENNLTNSYKIKNLKIKISKPDIMANCIVSLEN from the coding sequence ATGAAAGTATATATAGAAGACTTAAACTTTGATTGTATTATAGGAATACTTGACTTTGAAAGGGAAACTGCTCAAAAAGTTATTATAAACTTATCTTTCGAATATGATTTTTCAAATAAAGATGAGTTTATAGATTATTCAAAAGTTTCAAATGATATTGAAAATATTATGACGGAAAAAAAATTTGAACTTTTAGAAGAAGCTATCATTTATATAGAAAATAATCTTACTAACTCTTATAAAATAAAAAATTTAAAAATAAAAATCTCAAAACCTGATATTATGGCCAATTGTATAGTATCACTAGAAAACTAA
- the nadA gene encoding quinolinate synthase NadA gives MNLKDEILKLKDELDVTLVAHFYQRDEVFELADITGDSLELARKAKETASKYVVFCGVGFMGESVKVLSPEKTVLMPKIACCAMARMIDEGYYEQNLKIINEAGISNDDILPITYINSSAAVKAKVGEMGGMVCTSSNAYKIIEKGLESGKKIFFVPDRCLGQNFAKSLNLKSAVVGDGSDLKEADIICYNGFCSVHQLFTTEDVEFYREKYPDILIAVHPECDPAICDMADFVGSTSQLIKYIKELPLDQKVAVGTEYNMVNRLREKNTFILSSTKPECPTMNETTLEDVYKTLKSIKDNNISEETLIKVDENTIKWARVALERMLEV, from the coding sequence ATGAACTTAAAAGATGAAATTTTAAAATTAAAAGATGAACTAGATGTTACATTAGTTGCACACTTTTATCAAAGAGACGAGGTTTTTGAATTAGCAGATATCACTGGGGATTCATTAGAACTAGCAAGAAAAGCAAAAGAAACTGCATCAAAGTATGTTGTTTTCTGTGGTGTTGGATTTATGGGTGAGAGTGTAAAAGTCCTAAGTCCTGAAAAAACTGTGCTTATGCCAAAAATTGCATGTTGTGCAATGGCAAGGATGATTGATGAGGGTTATTATGAACAAAATCTGAAAATCATAAACGAAGCTGGAATATCAAATGATGATATTTTGCCAATAACTTATATCAACTCTAGTGCAGCTGTTAAAGCAAAAGTTGGAGAGATGGGTGGTATGGTATGTACTTCATCAAATGCATACAAAATCATTGAAAAAGGTTTAGAATCAGGAAAGAAAATTTTCTTTGTACCTGATAGATGTTTAGGTCAAAACTTCGCAAAATCTTTAAATCTAAAATCAGCAGTTGTTGGTGATGGTTCAGATTTAAAAGAAGCAGATATTATATGTTATAACGGTTTTTGTTCTGTTCATCAACTTTTTACAACTGAAGATGTGGAGTTTTACAGAGAAAAATATCCAGATATTTTAATTGCAGTTCATCCCGAGTGTGACCCAGCTATTTGCGATATGGCAGATTTCGTTGGTTCAACTTCTCAGTTAATAAAATATATAAAAGAGTTACCCCTTGATCAAAAAGTTGCAGTTGGTACAGAATATAATATGGTAAATAGATTAAGAGAAAAAAATACATTTATTTTAAGTTCTACAAAACCTGAGTGTCCAACTATGAATGAAACAACTTTGGAAGATGTATATAAGACATTAAAATCAATAAAAGATAATAATATAAGTGAAGAGACATTAATCAAAGTTGATGAAAACACTATTAAATGGGCAAGAGTTGCTTTAGAGAGGATGCTTGAAGTATGA
- a CDS encoding nucleotidyltransferase family protein, giving the protein MKATKENILLYLKEIKLDLNKKGIDKIGLFGSFATNNQNIYSDIDIAISKNPDYLSSNSAYNYFELLSYIKEKIRSKFHKNIDIFDLNSKSDLKKNIEKELIFV; this is encoded by the coding sequence ATGAAGGCTACAAAAGAAAATATTCTTTTATATCTTAAAGAGATTAAATTAGATTTGAATAAAAAAGGTATTGACAAGATTGGATTATTTGGAAGTTTTGCGACAAATAATCAAAATATTTATAGTGATATTGATATAGCAATTTCAAAAAATCCAGATTATTTATCATCTAACAGTGCCTATAATTATTTTGAACTACTTTCTTATATAAAAGAAAAGATTAGAAGTAAATTTCATAAAAATATAGATATATTCGATTTAAATTCAAAAAGTGATTTAAAAAAGAATATTGAAAAAGAGTTAATTTTTGTATAG
- a CDS encoding c-type cytochrome, giving the protein MNIKTFIAFSLFSTSALLAQTTMCFKENHSSMATIESTPLDGGLCSSTKSLADMKKDGWNVEDIKIEQSTNGKNYIYILKKEAQTLSTMDEEKLEQRIMQRLEERKVQEQAKKKKEAIIQMSRSGKELYIKQCQSCHGEKAEKKAYGSSRPLVELSLEDMQLSIRDYLLGDYDRGKAFIMKPYAEILHNKDVKNIYSYIRTFKPKEESKEESSN; this is encoded by the coding sequence ATGAATATCAAAACTTTTATAGCTTTTAGCTTATTTTCTACTTCAGCTTTATTAGCTCAAACAACAATGTGTTTTAAAGAAAACCACAGTTCTATGGCAACAATCGAATCAACACCTTTAGATGGGGGATTATGCTCTTCAACAAAATCATTAGCTGATATGAAAAAAGATGGTTGGAATGTTGAAGATATCAAAATAGAACAATCTACAAATGGTAAAAACTATATTTACATTCTAAAAAAAGAGGCTCAAACTTTATCAACAATGGATGAAGAAAAATTAGAGCAAAGAATTATGCAAAGACTTGAAGAAAGAAAAGTTCAAGAGCAAGCTAAAAAGAAAAAAGAAGCAATAATTCAAATGTCAAGAAGTGGAAAAGAATTATATATAAAACAATGCCAATCATGCCATGGTGAAAAAGCAGAGAAAAAAGCTTATGGTAGTTCTAGACCTCTTGTAGAACTTTCATTAGAAGATATGCAATTATCAATTAGAGATTATTTATTAGGTGATTATGATAGAGGTAAAGCTTTTATTATGAAACCTTACGCTGAAATATTACACAATAAAGATGTAAAAAATATATATTCATATATTAGAACTTTCAAACCAAAAGAAGAATCAAAAGAGGAATCTTCTAATTAA
- the plsY gene encoding glycerol-3-phosphate 1-O-acyltransferase PlsY, translated as MDFLFNFNVLFYIVAYLAGSIPFGLILAKVFAGVNIKESGSKSIGATNVLRVVKETNPSLAKKLGIATVILDALKGTIVILIAMSMGASEATLWAIGVLAVLGHCYSIFLGLEGGKGVATGLGAFIVLIPIPTIIGAVVWVFCGKVLKISSLSSLLGLTAVVISAILFNNGLNVGSNAPMYIIAFIIYYKHIPNIIRLVKGQEGKVI; from the coding sequence ATGGATTTTCTTTTCAATTTCAACGTACTTTTTTATATTGTTGCTTATTTAGCTGGTTCTATCCCTTTTGGTTTAATATTAGCAAAGGTTTTTGCTGGGGTTAATATAAAAGAGTCTGGTAGTAAAAGTATTGGGGCAACAAATGTTTTAAGAGTTGTAAAAGAAACAAATCCAAGCTTAGCAAAAAAACTTGGTATTGCGACAGTTATACTTGATGCTCTAAAAGGAACAATTGTAATTTTAATAGCTATGAGTATGGGTGCAAGTGAAGCAACACTTTGGGCTATTGGCGTTTTAGCAGTTCTTGGTCATTGTTATTCTATATTTTTAGGACTTGAAGGTGGTAAAGGTGTTGCAACTGGACTTGGGGCATTTATAGTTTTAATTCCAATACCAACAATTATAGGCGCAGTTGTTTGGGTATTTTGTGGAAAGGTTTTAAAAATCTCATCACTATCTTCTTTATTGGGTTTAACGGCAGTTGTAATATCAGCAATTTTATTTAACAATGGATTAAATGTAGGTTCAAATGCTCCTATGTATATTATTGCTTTTATAATCTATTATAAACATATACCAAATATCATAAGACTAGTAAAAGGCCAAGAGGGAAAAGTTATCTAA
- a CDS encoding porin: MKKFAKMSLVAAVAVAGMTSYASAGSLEEAIKDSTISGYARYRMNTDHENDMDTRGEVKLVVKVTTKVNDNVTASVKTVTDNAASSATSDSAAKDFSWNQMFFTYANGPLTVSAGRLGLVSPMTDNGNSGNGIVATYGLGAVTLAGAYYLDTDKVEGRLPLTNYQGVSVYGLGVLGSVEMVNFEAWYLSTLDEVSDVATTYDAVSGYTLAADATFGPIGVNARYAELDADGALAGADISYLQAGINGSIGIVSAQLNYVKTGEDSGDTTFDGDVDAANNLGLLTNDMMLINDADAWHLGLSAKVTDTITLGAHYLSVDGNSNSNIVDATETELNAKYQMSKNFYVLGRLSMGEVDDGIAGNNDDFQNSRIELKYSF; this comes from the coding sequence ATGAAAAAATTCGCAAAAATGAGTTTAGTAGCTGCTGTTGCAGTAGCTGGTATGACTTCTTATGCATCTGCAGGATCATTAGAAGAAGCAATTAAAGATTCAACAATTTCTGGATACGCTAGATACAGAATGAACACTGACCATGAAAATGATATGGATACAAGAGGTGAAGTTAAATTAGTTGTTAAAGTTACTACAAAAGTTAACGATAACGTAACTGCTTCTGTTAAAACTGTAACTGATAATGCTGCAAGTTCTGCAACTTCTGATTCAGCTGCAAAAGATTTCTCTTGGAATCAAATGTTCTTTACTTATGCAAACGGTCCTTTAACTGTTTCTGCAGGTAGATTAGGTTTAGTTTCACCAATGACTGACAATGGTAACTCTGGTAACGGTATTGTTGCAACTTATGGATTAGGAGCTGTTACTTTAGCTGGTGCTTATTATTTAGATACTGATAAAGTTGAAGGTAGACTTCCATTAACTAACTATCAAGGTGTAAGTGTATATGGTCTTGGTGTATTAGGTTCAGTTGAAATGGTTAACTTTGAAGCTTGGTACTTAAGTACTTTAGACGAAGTATCTGATGTTGCTACAACTTATGATGCAGTTTCAGGATATACTTTAGCTGCAGATGCTACATTTGGACCTATTGGTGTAAATGCTAGATATGCTGAGTTAGATGCTGATGGTGCTTTAGCTGGTGCTGACATCTCTTACTTACAAGCTGGAATCAATGGTTCTATCGGAATCGTTTCTGCACAATTAAACTATGTTAAAACTGGTGAAGATTCAGGTGATACTACATTTGATGGTGATGTTGATGCAGCAAACAACTTAGGATTATTAACTAACGATATGATGTTAATTAATGATGCTGATGCATGGCATTTAGGATTATCTGCAAAAGTTACTGATACAATTACTTTAGGTGCTCACTACCTATCAGTTGATGGAAATAGCAACTCTAATATTGTAGATGCTACTGAAACTGAATTAAATGCTAAATACCAAATGTCTAAAAACTTCTACGTTCTTGGTAGATTATCAATGGGAGAAGTTGATGATGGTATTGCTGGAAATAATGACGATTTCCAAAACTCTAGAATTGAGTTAAAATACTCTTTCTAA
- the prfB gene encoding peptide chain release factor 2 has protein sequence MDAYEYSQILKLLNTKLENIKNILKPEELNKRLKEIEELESSQDFWSDVETATKIGIEKNRILSKLSKFNKANEALSGTNELYELAGEEKDEDTFELLFEEASDLEELIKSTEISVMLSSPDDVLNAIVSIHPGAGGTESQDWASILYRMYLRWAERKDFKIELLDYQDGEEAGIKDVSFIIKGENAYGYLKAENGIHRLVRISPFDSNAKRHTSFASVMVSPEIDDNIDIEIEDKDIRIDTYRASGAGGQHVNKTESAIRITHIKTGIVVQCQNDRSQHKNKASAMKMLKSRLYELELEKQKAASDGIEKSEIGWGHQIRSYVLQPYQQVKDTRSNIGYSNVDAILDGDITKIIEDVLIAQSS, from the coding sequence ATGGATGCCTATGAATATTCACAGATTTTAAAACTTCTAAATACAAAGCTTGAAAATATAAAAAATATTTTAAAGCCTGAAGAGTTAAATAAAAGATTAAAAGAGATAGAAGAGTTAGAATCTTCACAAGATTTTTGGAGTGATGTTGAAACTGCCACAAAAATTGGTATAGAAAAAAATAGAATCTTAAGTAAACTTAGTAAGTTTAATAAAGCAAATGAAGCTTTAAGTGGAACAAATGAGTTATATGAATTAGCTGGGGAAGAAAAAGATGAAGATACTTTTGAACTTCTTTTTGAAGAAGCGAGTGATTTAGAAGAATTAATTAAATCAACTGAAATCTCTGTTATGTTAAGTTCACCTGATGATGTTTTAAATGCTATTGTTTCTATTCATCCAGGAGCTGGTGGGACTGAATCACAAGATTGGGCTTCTATATTATACCGAATGTACCTAAGATGGGCAGAAAGAAAAGATTTTAAAATTGAACTACTTGATTATCAAGATGGTGAAGAAGCAGGTATAAAAGATGTATCCTTTATCATAAAAGGTGAAAATGCCTATGGCTATTTAAAAGCTGAAAATGGTATTCATAGATTAGTTCGTATCTCACCTTTTGATTCAAATGCAAAAAGACACACCTCTTTTGCATCTGTTATGGTATCTCCTGAAATTGATGATAATATCGATATCGAAATAGAAGATAAAGATATTAGAATTGATACATATAGAGCAAGTGGTGCTGGTGGGCAGCATGTTAATAAAACAGAATCTGCTATTAGAATTACCCATATAAAAACAGGTATTGTTGTTCAATGTCAAAATGATAGATCTCAACATAAAAACAAAGCAAGTGCTATGAAAATGTTAAAATCACGTCTTTATGAACTAGAACTTGAAAAACAAAAAGCAGCTTCAGATGGAATTGAAAAAAGTGAAATTGGATGGGGACATCAAATTAGATCTTACGTACTTCAACCATATCAACAAGTAAAAGATACAAGAAGTAATATTGGATATTCAAATGTAGATGCAATTTTAGATGGGGATATCACAAAAATTATTGAAGATGTACTTATTGCACAATCTTCTTAA
- a CDS encoding DUF86 domain-containing protein codes for MYSTKAIERIRIIQKKINFINSIIKEKGSIRLALDDEQNSRASILMHLTSISEQFDKLLHNGELEILSKFDKQDIKGSYELRNFIAHDYEGVDLYIVEDVIKERLPIIRKSTENILNS; via the coding sequence TTGTATAGTACTAAAGCCATTGAGAGAATAAGAATTATTCAAAAAAAAATCAATTTTATTAACTCAATAATCAAAGAAAAAGGTTCAATTAGATTAGCATTAGATGATGAACAAAATTCTCGTGCTTCAATTTTAATGCATCTCACTTCTATATCTGAACAATTTGATAAATTGTTACATAATGGTGAATTAGAAATACTATCTAAATTTGATAAACAAGATATTAAAGGAAGTTATGAACTTAGAAATTTTATTGCTCATGATTATGAAGGTGTAGATTTATATATAGTTGAAGATGTAATTAAAGAAAGATTACCTATTATAAGAAAATCAACTGAAAACATTTTAAATAGTTAA